A segment of the Deltaproteobacteria bacterium genome:
GGTGTCGCCCGCCAGCGTAATGCTCTGACGCTCATCCAGGCAGCCAAGCAACACTTGCACCTCCAGCGGCGAGAAATCCTGGACCTCGTCGATGGCAATGTGGCGGTAGCGTAGCGGGCGGGTGCCGTGCGCCGGGACGGGGCCAACGCGCAGTTGCCAGGCGCGCAACAGCAGTGCGTCGTCTTCGGCATCCAGTTCAGCCTGCACGCTACGGTCACCCTCCATCCAAGCGCTGAGTTCTTCGTAGCGATCGCGATTCCAGCCAACGGCACGGCGCAGCTCCTCGGCGCGAAACGCCCCCGGTGCTACCTCGGCGAAGACTTCTTCCAGCAAATCGGCCTGGTTCAAGACACTGGCCCAGTCGTCGATCACCTGTGCCGGCGTGGGCGCACCGGCAACGCGGCCGGCGTGCCGTTGTAAGGCCAGCAGCAGGGCGGGGTGAAGCTTCAACCGATGCACCGCCGCGGGAGTATCTTCGCGCGTGCGCCGGGGCAATTGCGGAAACAGCCGCCGCGTTTGCTCCGTGGCCCATTGATGGAAAGCGCGCACCTGCACCTGGCCCACGCCCAGCGCCGGCAGCACGTGGCTGACGTAGTTGCGCAGAGCGGGCGAGAACACCACGACCAGGGTTTGAGCAGAATTGATGGCGGGGTCGTCATACGCCAGGTAGGCGATGCGATGGAGCGCCACCGTGGTCTTGCCCGAGCCCGCGGTGCCGCGCACGACCACGAAGCCGCCCGCTGGCCGCGTGATCAGCGCGAACTGCTGCGGGTCGATCAGGCCGGCGATGTCCGGCAGATGCTTGTCGGCGCGCAGGCGCGGGCCGTGCACATCCCCGCCCAAGCGGCGGCGGCTGCCGGCGCCGGCCCCATGCGCGCGCAGCGCCGCCCCTTCGCCACCGGCCAGACGCGGCGGCTCGACTTGTACTTGCCGCCAGCCGCCGGGCGTCTCGGAATCGCTGTAGAAGATACCTTCCGGAGCGTCGATGCGCTTGAGGCTACGATGGCGAATGGTGACGCTGCGGCGGGCTACCACCTCGCCGCTGAGTTCGCGCCCGTTGATTTCCTCCTCGTACGAGTCGCCCTGCTGGTAGCGGTAAAAGATGCGCGAGATCGGCGCATTGCGCCAATCGACGATGTGCACCCCGCGCTGCAGCCGCGTGGCCTTGCCCAGCAGGATGTCGCGTTCATGCCCGCTTTCGCGCAGGCGGAGGTGAGCGAAGTACGGGCTGTCATGGCTGACTTGGGGTGCTTGCCGCGCCGCGCGCAGTTGATCCAACAGGGCTAGTTGGCGATTCCATTGCTGCGTCAGTGCCGGCTGATCTTCGGTCTTCTCGCCCCCGTGCATCATCTCCCGCAGGCGCTCGAGGTCCTCCACCACCGAAGCTTCCGACGGCGCGCTGGCGATCGGCGACTCGTGGAGCAGGCTGGTCACCTGCTCCAGCAACCGCAGCTCATCGACGACAATTGGATGGGTCACGCGGCCGAATCTTAACCCGTTCGGCTGCGCTGGTACAGCCGGATAGGCCCGCCCAGGCCTGCCCCGTAGCCCGAAACCTGGAGGGCCTCGTGCGTCCTCGGCACTGAGCCCGAGAGACGATCGAGGCTGGCGTTACGCGAACTTGGTGAGCTAACCGCGCCAGGCGCTCGCGGACCTGGGACTTGCCGGG
Coding sequences within it:
- a CDS encoding ATP-binding domain-containing protein — protein: MTHPIVVDELRLLEQVTSLLHESPIASAPSEASVVEDLERLREMMHGGEKTEDQPALTQQWNRQLALLDQLRAARQAPQVSHDSPYFAHLRLRESGHERDILLGKATRLQRGVHIVDWRNAPISRIFYRYQQGDSYEEEINGRELSGEVVARRSVTIRHRSLKRIDAPEGIFYSDSETPGGWRQVQVEPPRLAGGEGAALRAHGAGAGSRRRLGGDVHGPRLRADKHLPDIAGLIDPQQFALITRPAGGFVVVRGTAGSGKTTVALHRIAYLAYDDPAINSAQTLVVVFSPALRNYVSHVLPALGVGQVQVRAFHQWATEQTRRLFPQLPRRTREDTPAAVHRLKLHPALLLALQRHAGRVAGAPTPAQVIDDWASVLNQADLLEEVFAEVAPGAFRAEELRRAVGWNRDRYEELSAWMEGDRSVQAELDAEDDALLLRAWQLRVGPVPAHGTRPLRYRHIAIDEVQDFSPLEVQVLLGCLDERQSITLAGDTQQHLLPDAGFTSWPDFFRQLGLEGSEINTLEISYRCSREIADFAMAVLGDLREDDRPPPTTRSGPPVELFRFTDHGGCVAFLADALKELCGKERLASVAVLTPARELSGMYYRGLLNGEVPRLRQVEHQNFTFAPGVEVTEIEQVKGLEFDYVILIEVSARHFPPLPSARRLLHVGATRAVHQLWLTCVGTPSPLVSDQVAARGD